A single region of the Drosophila takahashii strain IR98-3 E-12201 chromosome 2R, DtakHiC1v2, whole genome shotgun sequence genome encodes:
- the drk gene encoding growth factor receptor-bound protein 2, whose product MEAIAKHDFSATADDELSFRKTQILKILNMEDDSNWYRAELDGKEGLIPSNYIEMKNHDWYYGRITRADAEKLLSNKHEGAFLIRISESSPGDFSLSVKCPDGVQHFKVLRDAQSKFFLWVVKFNSLNELVEYHRTASVSRSQDVKLRDMIPEEMLVQALYDFVPQESGELDFRRGDVITVTDRSDENWWNGEIGNRKGIFPATYVTPYHS is encoded by the exons atggaAGCGATTGCCAAACACGATTTCTCTGCGACGGCCGACGACGAGCTGAGTTTTCGCAAAACTCAGATCCTAAAG ATATTAAATATGGAAGATGATTCAAATTGGTATCGCGCCGAGCTGGATGGAAAGGAAGGCCTCATACCTAGTAATTACATAGAAATGAAGAATCACGA TTGGTATTACGGACGTATCACACGCGCTGATGCCGAAAAGTTACTCTCAAATAAGCACGAAGGCGCCTTTTTGATACGCATCAGCGAATCCAGTCCCGGCGATTTCTCCTTATCAGTCAA ATGCCCCGATGGTGTTCAGCATTTCAAGGTTCTGCGCGATGCCCAAAGCAAATTCTTTCTCTGGGTGGTCAAGTTCAACTCCCTCAACGAACTGGTCGAATATCATCGGACGGCGAGCGTTTCCCGGTCGCAGGATGTCAAATTGCGTGATATGATACCTGAAGAG ATGCTTGTGCAGGCGCTGTACGATTTTGTGCCACAGGAATCCGGGGAATTGGACTTCAGACGCGGCGATGTCATCACCGTCACAGATCGCTCCGACGAGAACTGGTGGAACGGCGAGATCGGCAATAGGAAAGGAATCTTCCCAGCAACTTATGTGACGCCATATCATTCATAA